One part of the Streptomyces ferrugineus genome encodes these proteins:
- a CDS encoding sugar ABC transporter substrate-binding protein yields the protein MRAYRGRRTAVSAAVLSLAVFLAACGGDGRSSDSGGTGSGEGGFTVGLLFSQNVQTRWETFDKPLIEKRIKELCADCGVRYANAEGDVATQKQQAEGLINKGVEVLLLSAVNFRSLSSSVERARDAGVPAVAYDGLVEGPISGYVSFDNERVGRLQAEALLKALGDRADSGRIVMMNGPQTSPTNVAFKRGALSVLEGKVKIARTYDVQGWSQAKAHTHMEGAVAALGADGIDGVYAANDGLAAGVISALKAADIQPLPPVTGQDADLAAVQRIIRGEQHMSVYKPFKAEADAAAEMAVALGRGEKLDAIAETTLDTATAKDIPAVLLDPVPVTVDNIRDTVVKDGVYTIDQICTREVASACRNAGLAHG from the coding sequence TCGCTGGCCGTGTTCCTGGCCGCCTGTGGCGGGGACGGGAGGTCCTCGGACTCGGGCGGGACCGGCTCCGGTGAGGGGGGTTTCACGGTCGGACTGCTGTTCAGCCAGAACGTCCAGACTCGCTGGGAGACGTTCGACAAGCCCCTGATCGAGAAGAGGATCAAGGAGCTGTGCGCGGACTGCGGGGTGCGGTACGCCAACGCCGAGGGGGACGTGGCCACCCAGAAGCAACAGGCGGAGGGCCTGATCAACAAGGGCGTGGAGGTCCTGCTCCTCAGCGCCGTGAACTTCAGGTCGCTCAGCTCCTCGGTCGAGAGGGCGCGTGACGCGGGCGTCCCGGCCGTCGCCTACGACGGGCTGGTCGAGGGCCCGATCTCGGGCTACGTCTCCTTCGACAACGAACGGGTCGGCAGGCTTCAGGCCGAGGCGCTCCTCAAGGCCCTCGGAGACAGGGCCGACAGCGGCCGGATCGTCATGATGAACGGTCCTCAGACCTCCCCGACCAACGTCGCCTTCAAGCGGGGCGCGCTGTCCGTGCTGGAGGGCAAGGTCAAGATCGCCAGGACGTACGACGTCCAGGGCTGGAGCCAGGCGAAAGCCCACACCCACATGGAGGGCGCCGTCGCCGCCCTGGGCGCCGACGGCATCGACGGCGTCTACGCCGCCAACGACGGTCTCGCCGCCGGCGTCATCTCCGCCCTCAAGGCCGCCGACATCCAGCCGCTGCCTCCCGTCACCGGCCAGGACGCCGACCTCGCGGCCGTGCAGCGCATCATCAGGGGCGAGCAGCACATGAGCGTCTACAAGCCCTTCAAGGCCGAGGCCGACGCGGCCGCGGAGATGGCCGTCGCCCTGGGCCGCGGCGAGAAACTCGACGCGATCGCCGAGACCACGCTCGACACGGCCACCGCCAAGGACATCCCCGCGGTCCTGCTCGACCCCGTCCCGGTGACCGTGGACAACATCAGGGACACCGTGGTCAAGGACGGCGTGTACACGATCGACCAGATCTGCACCCGGGAGGTCGCGTCCGCCTGCCGGAACGCCGGACTCGCCCATGGGTGA
- a CDS encoding aquaporin yields MTTTHESPAESAVPAAEPTSAEPAPGATPPPRPLAVRAAAELVGTALLVAVVVGSGIQATELTNDVGLQLLANSLATVFGLGILILLLGPVSGAHFNPAVTLAEWWSARRGGAGVTLREAAVYVPAQIAGAIAGAVLADAMFGEPLVKWSTHDRSAGNLLLGEIVATAGLILLIFGLARTDRLRFAPVAVASYIGAAYWFTSSTSFANPAVTIGRAFSDTFAGIAPGSVAGFIAMQIVGAAVGLALVALIFMPGRAAEES; encoded by the coding sequence TTGACCACCACGCACGAGAGCCCCGCGGAGTCCGCCGTACCGGCCGCCGAGCCCACCTCCGCCGAGCCCGCGCCCGGCGCCACCCCGCCACCCCGGCCCCTCGCCGTGCGAGCCGCAGCCGAACTGGTCGGCACCGCGCTGCTGGTGGCGGTCGTAGTCGGTTCCGGTATCCAGGCCACCGAGCTGACGAACGACGTCGGGCTGCAGCTGCTGGCCAACTCCCTGGCCACCGTCTTCGGCCTCGGCATCCTGATCCTGCTGCTCGGCCCGGTCTCCGGCGCGCACTTCAACCCGGCCGTCACGCTCGCCGAGTGGTGGTCCGCCCGGCGTGGCGGCGCCGGCGTGACGCTGCGTGAGGCGGCCGTGTACGTCCCGGCGCAGATCGCCGGCGCGATCGCCGGTGCCGTCCTGGCGGACGCGATGTTCGGCGAGCCGTTGGTGAAGTGGTCCACACACGACCGCTCGGCGGGGAACCTGCTCCTCGGCGAGATCGTGGCGACCGCCGGCCTGATCCTGCTGATCTTCGGCCTGGCCCGCACCGACCGCCTGCGCTTCGCCCCGGTGGCCGTCGCCTCCTACATCGGCGCCGCCTACTGGTTCACCTCCTCCACCTCCTTCGCCAACCCGGCGGTGACGATCGGCCGCGCCTTCTCCGACACGTTCGCGGGCATCGCGCCCGGCTCGGTCGCGGGCTTCATCGCCATGCAGATCGTCGGCGCCGCGGTCGGGCTGGCCCTGGTGGCGCTGATCTTCATGCCGGGCCGGGCCGCCGAGGAGTCGTGA
- a CDS encoding ArsR/SmtB family transcription factor, whose translation MMTSVDTDLIRVLADPLRLQIVTLLAQETLCTTHLVEETGARQTNLSNHLRVLREAGVVETEPCGRYTYYKLRPDVIASIAGRFADLAESARTAADNKRACP comes from the coding sequence ATGATGACGTCAGTCGACACTGACCTGATCCGGGTGCTGGCCGACCCGCTCAGGCTCCAGATCGTGACCCTGCTCGCCCAGGAGACGCTGTGCACCACCCACCTGGTGGAGGAGACTGGTGCCCGGCAGACCAACCTCTCGAACCATCTGAGAGTGCTGCGCGAGGCCGGGGTCGTCGAGACGGAGCCGTGCGGCCGGTACACGTACTACAAGCTGCGCCCGGACGTCATCGCCTCGATCGCCGGCCGGTTCGCCGACCTGGCCGAGTCCGCCCGCACCGCCGCCGACAACAAACGGGCCTGTCCCTGA
- a CDS encoding arsenate reductase ArsC yields the protein MSDKPSVLFVCVHNAGRSQMAAAWLTHLAGDRVEVRSAGSNPGEHVNPAAVEAMREVGIDISAEVPKMLTVDAVKESDVCITMGCGDTCPVFPGKRYLDWRLDDPAGQGVEAVRPIRDEIRTLVEGLIEEIAPKKPEATA from the coding sequence ATGTCCGACAAGCCCTCCGTGCTGTTCGTCTGTGTCCACAACGCCGGCCGCTCCCAGATGGCCGCCGCGTGGCTGACCCACCTGGCCGGGGACCGCGTCGAGGTCCGCTCCGCCGGCTCCAACCCCGGTGAGCACGTCAACCCGGCCGCCGTCGAGGCCATGCGCGAGGTCGGCATCGACATCTCCGCCGAGGTGCCGAAGATGCTCACCGTCGACGCGGTCAAGGAATCCGACGTCTGCATCACGATGGGCTGCGGCGACACCTGCCCGGTCTTTCCCGGCAAGCGGTACCTGGACTGGCGGCTGGACGACCCGGCCGGCCAGGGCGTCGAGGCGGTCCGCCCGATCCGCGACGAGATCAGGACGCTGGTCGAGGGCCTGATCGAGGAGATCGCCCCGAAGAAGCCGGAGGCCACGGCCTGA
- a CDS encoding response regulator, with protein MIRVLLVDDQPLIRSGFRALLDLEDDIEVVAEAADGKEGLALARQHLPDIALVDIQMPVMDGIEVTRRVAADPALERMHVVILTNYGMDEYVFDALRAGAAGFLVKDILPEDLLHAVRVAARGDALLAPSITRKLINRYVTQPLNSGLDKALEELTNREREAVALVARGLSNDEIAGRMVISPLTAKTHVNRAMTKLHARDRAHLVVLAYESGLVTPRDS; from the coding sequence GGATTCCGCGCGCTCCTCGACCTCGAGGACGACATCGAGGTGGTGGCCGAGGCCGCCGACGGCAAGGAGGGCCTGGCGCTGGCCCGGCAGCACCTGCCCGACATCGCGCTCGTCGACATCCAGATGCCGGTCATGGACGGCATCGAGGTCACCCGGCGCGTCGCCGCGGACCCGGCCCTGGAGCGGATGCACGTCGTCATCCTGACCAACTACGGCATGGACGAGTACGTCTTCGACGCGCTGCGTGCCGGGGCCGCCGGATTCCTCGTCAAGGACATCCTCCCGGAGGACCTTCTGCACGCCGTCCGCGTCGCCGCGCGCGGTGACGCCCTGCTCGCCCCCTCGATCACCCGCAAGCTCATCAACCGCTACGTCACCCAGCCGCTCAACTCCGGCCTCGACAAGGCGCTGGAGGAGCTGACCAACCGCGAACGCGAGGCGGTCGCCCTGGTCGCGCGGGGCCTGTCCAACGACGAGATCGCCGGCCGTATGGTGATCAGCCCGCTCACGGCGAAGACCCACGTCAACCGGGCCATGACCAAACTCCACGCCCGGGACCGCGCCCACCTGGTGGTCCTCGCCTACGAATCCGGCCTGGTGACCCCGCGCGACTCCTGA